One genomic region from Spirulina subsalsa PCC 9445 encodes:
- a CDS encoding chemotaxis protein CheW, whose product MIGNPHFLQGQGDDISPDIEKLETPEGELHLRFFLPSGIELALPATGIKEVMNQPPDRITPIPNASPLLLGTLNLRGQVIWVADLGQFLGDPVALNTQRAEIPVIAVEDQEIILGLAIDQIGEMGWLPSDQIQAPNNVPDTMTSFILGEWVTKGDPEQCVRLLDQVKILRSARWAT is encoded by the coding sequence ATGATTGGTAATCCCCACTTTCTCCAAGGTCAGGGCGATGATATTTCCCCAGATATTGAAAAACTCGAAACCCCCGAGGGGGAACTACATCTAAGATTTTTTCTCCCCTCGGGCATAGAACTAGCCCTACCCGCCACCGGGATTAAAGAAGTGATGAACCAGCCCCCAGACCGCATCACCCCCATTCCCAATGCTTCTCCCCTCCTACTCGGCACCCTGAACTTACGGGGTCAAGTGATTTGGGTGGCTGACTTGGGGCAATTCCTGGGCGATCCTGTTGCTCTCAATACCCAGCGCGCTGAAATTCCGGTTATTGCCGTGGAAGATCAAGAAATCATTCTGGGTCTAGCCATTGATCAAATCGGTGAAATGGGCTGGCTGCCCAGTGACCAAATCCAAGCCCCCAATAATGTCCCAGATACCATGACCTCCTTTATCTTAGGGGAATGGGTAACGAAGGGCGATCCAGAGCAATGTGTCCGCCTGTTAGATCAAGTCAAAATTTTGCGTTCTGCTCGTTGGGCGACCTGA
- a CDS encoding N-acetylmuramoyl-L-alanine amidase — MGRIFVSAGHGGSEGGRVDPGAIAGGTTEAQQMILLRDVIVPELRSRGFEVLSVPDTLSLRSTISWINERARSGDVAIEIHADSFSDPTARGATAFYVAGNQTRKKHGDMILLSLIRRLPQLPSRGSRPDTATGVGRLAFCRDVAIASILLEVGFLSNPEDRALMINRRRDMALGIADGLEAWSREVSGTSPKPPIVTHPVINIQINGQVYEEQGVLINSNSFIPMDLVDRLNVDLSQKPNIRLVEYQGVVYVKAVELREFNISVGWDNGTRTVVLRSLNQTCLTTIDRIMGQGRTSEVQLIMFLKANHESALSQFPDLPRFFREEGALEGVNHDIAFSQMCLSTNFLRFGGQVTPSQNNFATLGTVGGGGYASFPSAQIGVRAQIQHLKAYASLEPMVQEIVDPRFRFVTRGIAPTVGQLAGRWSSDPLYGDKILAILRRLYESAGII, encoded by the coding sequence ATGGGAAGGATTTTTGTTTCCGCAGGACATGGTGGGTCAGAAGGGGGACGGGTTGATCCCGGTGCAATAGCCGGGGGGACAACTGAAGCCCAACAGATGATTTTATTACGGGATGTGATTGTTCCCGAGTTGCGATCGCGAGGTTTTGAGGTCTTATCCGTCCCCGACACCCTGAGCTTGCGTTCAACAATTAGCTGGATTAACGAACGAGCGCGTTCTGGGGATGTCGCCATTGAAATTCATGCCGACTCCTTCTCAGATCCCACCGCCCGAGGAGCCACCGCTTTTTATGTTGCCGGAAACCAGACCCGCAAAAAACACGGGGACATGATTCTCCTTTCCCTGATCCGTCGTCTGCCCCAACTCCCCAGTCGCGGATCTCGACCGGATACCGCCACCGGAGTAGGAAGACTGGCTTTTTGTCGAGATGTTGCCATTGCTTCCATCCTGTTAGAAGTGGGTTTTCTCTCCAATCCTGAAGATCGCGCTTTAATGATTAACCGACGGCGGGATATGGCGTTAGGGATTGCCGATGGTTTAGAAGCGTGGAGCCGTGAAGTGTCCGGCACCAGTCCCAAACCACCTATCGTCACCCATCCGGTGATTAATATTCAAATCAACGGCCAAGTCTATGAAGAACAAGGGGTACTGATTAACAGTAACTCCTTTATTCCGATGGATTTGGTGGATCGGTTGAATGTGGATCTCTCCCAAAAGCCCAATATTCGCCTCGTGGAATATCAAGGGGTGGTGTATGTGAAAGCGGTGGAATTGCGGGAATTCAATATCAGTGTGGGCTGGGACAATGGAACCCGGACGGTGGTATTGCGATCGCTCAATCAAACCTGTCTCACCACCATTGACCGCATCATGGGACAAGGCCGAACCTCTGAAGTACAACTGATCATGTTCCTGAAAGCCAACCACGAAAGCGCCCTTTCCCAATTTCCCGATCTCCCCCGTTTCTTCCGGGAAGAAGGCGCTCTAGAAGGGGTGAATCATGACATCGCTTTCTCTCAAATGTGCCTCTCTACCAACTTCCTCCGCTTTGGTGGACAAGTCACCCCCTCCCAGAACAACTTTGCTACCCTCGGCACTGTGGGAGGAGGGGGATATGCAAGTTTCCCCAGCGCGCAAATCGGGGTGAGGGCGCAAATTCAACACCTCAAAGCCTACGCCAGTCTTGAACCGATGGTTCAGGAAATCGTTGATCCGCGTTTCCGTTTCGTCACCCGAGGCATTGCTCCCACCGTCGGACAACTCGCGGGTAGATGGTCTTCTGATCCCCTCTACGGTGACAAAATCCTCGCCATTCTCCGCCGTTTATACGAGTCTGCGGGGATAATTTAG
- the rpmH gene encoding 50S ribosomal protein L34, which translates to MSQRTLGGTKRKQKRTSGFRARMRTATGRRVIRARRRKGRQRLAV; encoded by the coding sequence GTGAGTCAGCGCACCTTGGGCGGAACCAAACGCAAGCAGAAAAGAACATCGGGATTTCGCGCTCGTATGCGCACCGCGACGGGTCGTCGGGTGATTAGAGCGCGTCGTCGGAAAGGACGGCAACGCTTGGCTGTATAG
- the rnpA gene encoding ribonuclease P protein component, translating to MGLPKQHRLKNRLDFQAVYERGKTYRGRYLVLKVLSVPPPTRQGKPPLPLPTLIGIAVGKKVSKKAVRRNRIKRQIRAILQPLLPLLSPGLKLIVIVKPNANPCEYEHFLRELKELLLGAKVLHGH from the coding sequence GTGGGATTGCCCAAACAACATCGACTCAAAAATCGGCTAGACTTCCAAGCCGTTTATGAACGAGGAAAAACTTATCGGGGTCGTTATCTGGTGTTAAAAGTGCTATCAGTTCCCCCCCCCACTCGGCAAGGAAAGCCCCCGCTTCCCTTGCCTACTCTCATAGGAATTGCCGTAGGCAAAAAAGTGAGTAAAAAAGCCGTGCGTCGTAACCGCATTAAACGGCAAATTCGCGCCATTTTGCAGCCCCTCCTCCCCCTGCTTTCACCCGGTTTAAAGCTGATTGTCATTGTAAAACCCAATGCCAATCCGTGCGAATATGAACATTTTTTGCGAGAATTGAAAGAGTTGTTACTCGGAGCCAAAGTACTGCATGGGCATTAA
- a CDS encoding nitrate reductase associated protein, with protein sequence MSHLFQFEQDFVESLRCIPMAVRLKLDTCGVKLKLTHWHQLSLEERQDLLQLPCENTPDVAAYEEYLQGLVVKYTGTPASPLNIDPHPPWLEVQNIPPTVLEKAASVAVTIPLAKWASLSPLQRFVLIKLSRPSHENKNFVPALKEFNLI encoded by the coding sequence ATGTCGCATCTCTTTCAATTTGAACAGGATTTTGTCGAGTCTTTGCGTTGTATTCCGATGGCCGTTCGCCTAAAGTTAGATACCTGTGGGGTTAAGCTAAAATTAACCCACTGGCATCAATTAAGTTTAGAAGAACGGCAAGATTTGCTACAGCTTCCCTGTGAAAATACTCCGGACGTGGCGGCTTATGAAGAGTATTTACAAGGGTTAGTCGTCAAGTATACCGGAACCCCTGCCTCGCCGTTAAATATTGACCCCCATCCCCCCTGGTTAGAAGTGCAAAATATCCCCCCAACTGTCTTGGAAAAAGCGGCCAGTGTTGCCGTGACTATTCCTTTGGCAAAATGGGCTAGTTTATCGCCTCTTCAACGGTTCGTTCTGATTAAACTGAGTCGTCCCAGTCATGAAAATAAGAATTTTGTACCAGCACTGAAGGAGTTTAATTTAATCTAA
- the cobA gene encoding uroporphyrinogen-III C-methyltransferase, whose protein sequence is MNEMPPLESVCTGKVYLVGAGPGDPGLLTLKGKGLLECADVVIYDALVSPLILSMINPQAERINAGKRCGRHSLLQGETTQLLIEKAHQHAIVVRLKGGDPFVFGRGGEEMEDLLKAGVSVEVVPGVTSGIAAPAYCGIPLTHRNYSSSVTFVTGHEAAGKYRPQVNWQAIAQGSETIVIYMGVHNLPGIIPELLTGGLSPQTPIALIRWGTRPDQEELVGTLETIVDQVEQTGFEAPAIVVIGQVVNLQAVLSHYAPLVVTNSGND, encoded by the coding sequence ATGAATGAAATGCCACCGTTAGAGTCAGTTTGTACAGGGAAAGTCTATCTCGTCGGTGCAGGCCCCGGAGATCCCGGTCTGCTCACCCTGAAAGGCAAGGGACTGTTAGAATGTGCCGATGTGGTGATTTATGATGCCTTGGTTAGTCCCCTGATTCTGAGCATGATTAATCCCCAAGCGGAGAGGATCAACGCCGGGAAACGCTGCGGCCGTCACTCTCTGCTACAAGGTGAAACAACACAACTCTTGATTGAAAAAGCTCATCAACACGCTATTGTTGTCCGACTCAAGGGAGGAGATCCCTTTGTGTTTGGTCGGGGGGGTGAGGAAATGGAAGACTTGCTTAAAGCGGGGGTATCGGTGGAGGTGGTGCCGGGGGTAACGTCGGGAATTGCGGCACCGGCCTATTGTGGGATTCCCTTGACTCATCGCAACTATAGCTCTTCGGTGACGTTTGTGACGGGTCATGAGGCGGCGGGAAAATATCGGCCTCAAGTCAATTGGCAGGCGATCGCACAAGGATCGGAAACCATTGTCATCTACATGGGAGTTCACAATTTACCGGGTATTATCCCAGAACTCCTCACCGGAGGATTAAGTCCTCAAACCCCCATCGCGCTTATTCGTTGGGGAACTCGTCCGGATCAAGAGGAGTTAGTCGGAACCCTAGAAACTATTGTAGACCAGGTGGAACAGACGGGTTTTGAAGCTCCGGCTATTGTTGTGATTGGTCAGGTGGTCAATTTACAAGCCGTTTTGAGTCATTATGCTCCCCTCGTTGTCACGAATTCAGGAAATGACTAA
- a CDS encoding HEAT repeat domain-containing protein, which yields MSKLSQKAQVASAQGDLKSAIYYVQQFLLEEQDQPLARENTSEKQQVLAVLLDILDQGDFHTRWDVMKLLPHWGKEALPSLMAILEAEEEDPEKQWFVTRILGSFPDPQVIQRLIYCLYHNPYEDVVNSAAEALATMGETAVVALTGLLGQPESHWLAVRSLAQIRCPAVIEPLLGVVKDKDWQVRAIALEALASFHQEPILEQLIMSLEDLAASVRKEAVIGLGMQAHVFPEYNLLPYLQPRLYDFNLSVCQQAAIAISRLGSNEAAQTLLNVLQSAATPTPLKIDLIRALAWMETPYSLDCLRFVLNNQPEATTGEIIAVLGRVASVTLRPIAAQILLDFAQTQTIHLTPEIKQALAVAWGQLQDPCALDYLSQMQQDSEAKVKLHAIAALKNLLGPA from the coding sequence ATGTCAAAATTGTCACAAAAAGCTCAGGTTGCCTCTGCTCAAGGGGATTTAAAGTCAGCGATTTATTATGTTCAACAGTTCTTATTAGAAGAACAAGATCAACCCTTGGCAAGGGAGAATACATCAGAAAAGCAACAAGTTTTAGCGGTCTTATTAGACATCTTAGACCAAGGAGACTTTCACACTCGCTGGGATGTGATGAAACTCTTGCCCCACTGGGGGAAGGAAGCACTCCCGAGTTTAATGGCGATTTTAGAGGCAGAGGAGGAAGATCCAGAAAAACAATGGTTTGTCACTCGGATTTTAGGCTCTTTCCCCGATCCCCAAGTCATTCAAAGATTGATTTATTGTCTCTACCACAATCCCTATGAGGATGTGGTGAATAGTGCGGCCGAGGCCTTGGCGACAATGGGAGAAACGGCTGTAGTGGCTTTGACGGGGTTGCTGGGGCAACCGGAGTCTCATTGGTTGGCGGTGCGTTCTTTGGCTCAAATTCGCTGTCCGGCGGTGATTGAACCCTTGCTGGGGGTGGTGAAGGATAAAGATTGGCAGGTGAGGGCGATCGCATTGGAAGCCTTAGCCAGTTTCCATCAAGAACCTATTCTAGAACAGTTAATAATGAGTTTAGAAGACCTAGCCGCCTCCGTGCGGAAAGAAGCGGTGATTGGTTTAGGGATGCAAGCTCATGTCTTCCCTGAATATAACTTACTGCCCTATCTACAACCCCGACTTTATGACTTTAATCTGAGTGTGTGTCAACAAGCCGCGATCGCCATTAGCCGTTTAGGGAGCAACGAAGCCGCCCAAACCCTCCTAAACGTCCTCCAGTCCGCCGCCACCCCCACCCCCCTTAAAATCGACCTCATTCGCGCCTTAGCCTGGATGGAAACGCCTTATAGTCTCGACTGTTTACGCTTTGTTCTCAACAACCAACCCGAAGCCACCACCGGAGAAATTATTGCAGTCCTTGGCCGAGTAGCAAGCGTAACCCTCCGCCCCATTGCCGCGCAAATTCTCCTAGATTTTGCCCAGACTCAAACCATCCACTTAACTCCTGAGATTAAACAAGCCTTAGCCGTTGCTTGGGGGCAATTACAAGATCCTTGTGCTTTGGACTATTTAAGCCAAATGCAGCAGGATTCAGAGGCTAAAGTGAAATTACACGCGATCGCCGCCTTAAAAAATCTCCTAGGACCTGCTTGA
- a CDS encoding methyl-accepting chemotaxis protein: protein MAQGTDYLQDYAEAERAYLQGNYDQAANIIDPLADHSDDPAVHLLRGHIYCYGLHQYEIAQQQYQLVKELTEDQDYLEYAENGIQDAQAGLEGLNGGELGVEDYATPMEGEDYGDSTYSGGETYDDFEELSGADYENFDNLEDVEEFPEAGALEDYELSGDLSDEGMELGEDPLGGGQFELDSFEPEQFDDEPFEEDPLTEENTPFTNPFAEGEDDFASVFSEDSLENPFGVEEEQWQDSGATELMSSPFALSDPEDYGEELGEDFNEDSTFVIPGGTEAQSGSFAESLDDISPNWQEEGGMDFELPPEELEGLGDFPEEDFEETLLMASGINMDQFNSEALEDPEPPLENFSEDYGEDLGAEDESLYSEDFGLDSGINGNSNGMNSGGNFAFDDFDSTYNDEGFDSFDDPSALLNADDLGDDSGFGAFQGRTGGEASQGFLEEFDVFNEDLEDLPDFDRTQGGGDIPHSGLGFDPSGTLSDEMDFVGDNSGMLTSHDEAMFGGSVADDVTPTNFTRSERSMEPVVEVEQGRMAWFENLPLLKKQWCTAVVSGSVSAFAIALVSFVSFTQADPESKEAVIPYMRIWNTLMALVGGAASAGAVVYLGRVTTEQIQRSTENLQAQFDAVCQGDFNAKATVYSEDEFGQLASGFNEMARVILTTTSEAQRRAEETEQQKEDLQRQVIRLLDDVEGAARGDLTVRAEVTADVLGAVADAFNLTIQNLREIVVQVKTAARQVNKFSGENEQFARGLQSDALRQAEELAVTLNSVQMMTDSIRRVAENAREAEEVARTAAAVAVKGGDAVEHTVGGILQIRETVAETTRKVKRLAESSQEISKIVAVISTIASRTNLLALNASIEAARAGEAGRGFAIVADEVRQLADRSAKALKEIEQIVLQIQSETNLVMQAMEEGTQQVIDGTKRAEQAKRSLEDIIQVSNRIDALVRSITADTVEQTESTLAVAQVMQSVELTAQETSQEAQKVASSLQNLVSIARDLLSSVERFRVDSTEE, encoded by the coding sequence ATGGCACAAGGGACGGACTATTTACAAGATTACGCAGAAGCCGAACGCGCCTATTTACAAGGCAATTATGACCAAGCGGCCAATATTATTGACCCGTTGGCAGATCATAGTGACGACCCGGCTGTTCATCTCTTGCGAGGACATATTTACTGTTATGGTCTGCATCAGTATGAGATCGCCCAACAACAGTATCAGTTAGTCAAAGAACTTACCGAAGATCAGGACTATCTTGAATATGCCGAAAATGGAATTCAAGATGCTCAAGCCGGATTAGAGGGGTTGAATGGTGGGGAGTTAGGGGTTGAGGATTACGCTACACCCATGGAAGGGGAAGATTATGGGGATAGCACCTATAGCGGTGGGGAAACCTATGATGATTTTGAAGAACTATCGGGAGCGGATTATGAAAATTTCGACAATTTAGAGGATGTGGAGGAGTTTCCCGAGGCTGGAGCCTTAGAGGATTATGAACTATCTGGAGATTTGTCCGATGAAGGGATGGAGTTGGGGGAAGATCCCCTAGGGGGCGGGCAGTTTGAGCTAGACTCCTTTGAACCGGAGCAATTCGACGATGAGCCATTTGAGGAAGATCCCTTAACAGAGGAAAATACGCCCTTTACTAATCCCTTTGCTGAAGGAGAAGACGATTTTGCTTCAGTGTTTAGTGAAGACTCTTTAGAGAATCCCTTTGGGGTGGAGGAGGAACAATGGCAGGATTCCGGTGCTACAGAATTAATGAGTTCTCCCTTTGCCTTGTCTGACCCGGAAGATTATGGGGAGGAATTAGGAGAAGATTTCAATGAAGATTCTACCTTTGTAATTCCAGGAGGCACAGAGGCTCAAAGCGGTTCTTTTGCGGAAAGTTTGGACGATATTTCACCCAATTGGCAAGAGGAAGGGGGTATGGATTTTGAGCTACCCCCAGAGGAGTTAGAGGGACTGGGGGATTTTCCCGAGGAGGACTTTGAAGAAACCCTACTCATGGCCTCGGGGATTAATATGGATCAGTTTAATTCTGAAGCGCTCGAAGACCCTGAGCCACCCCTAGAGAATTTCTCAGAGGACTATGGGGAGGATTTAGGCGCGGAGGATGAATCGTTATATTCCGAAGACTTTGGTTTAGATTCGGGCATTAACGGCAATTCTAACGGAATGAATAGTGGGGGCAATTTTGCCTTTGATGATTTTGACTCGACTTACAATGACGAGGGTTTTGATAGTTTTGATGATCCCTCTGCTTTGCTCAATGCCGATGATTTAGGGGATGATTCCGGCTTTGGAGCGTTCCAAGGGAGAACGGGTGGGGAAGCATCCCAAGGCTTTTTAGAAGAATTTGATGTATTTAATGAGGATCTCGAAGACCTACCCGATTTTGATCGGACTCAAGGGGGGGGAGATATTCCCCATTCGGGTCTAGGGTTTGATCCCTCCGGCACCCTCTCCGATGAGATGGATTTTGTGGGGGACAATAGTGGGATGTTAACGTCCCATGATGAGGCCATGTTTGGGGGCTCGGTGGCGGATGATGTCACCCCCACCAATTTCACCCGGTCTGAACGGTCTATGGAGCCGGTGGTGGAAGTGGAACAGGGGCGGATGGCTTGGTTTGAGAATTTGCCGTTGTTGAAAAAACAATGGTGTACGGCGGTGGTTTCTGGGTCGGTTTCGGCGTTTGCGATCGCCTTAGTCTCCTTTGTCAGTTTTACCCAAGCGGATCCCGAGTCTAAGGAAGCTGTCATCCCCTACATGAGGATCTGGAATACCTTAATGGCTTTAGTGGGAGGGGCCGCCAGTGCCGGGGCGGTGGTCTACCTCGGACGGGTGACAACGGAACAGATTCAGCGTTCCACGGAAAACCTGCAAGCCCAATTTGATGCCGTCTGTCAGGGCGACTTCAACGCCAAGGCCACGGTTTATTCTGAAGATGAGTTTGGACAGTTAGCCAGTGGCTTTAACGAGATGGCGCGGGTCATTCTCACCACCACCAGCGAAGCTCAACGACGGGCTGAAGAAACCGAACAACAGAAAGAAGATTTACAACGGCAGGTGATTCGCCTCCTCGACGACGTGGAAGGCGCTGCCCGAGGGGATTTAACGGTGCGGGCAGAAGTGACGGCGGACGTACTCGGTGCGGTGGCCGATGCTTTCAACTTAACCATTCAAAACCTGCGGGAAATCGTTGTTCAGGTGAAAACGGCCGCCCGACAGGTGAATAAATTCTCTGGGGAAAATGAACAGTTCGCCCGGGGTCTACAAAGTGATGCCTTGCGCCAAGCGGAGGAATTGGCCGTTACCTTAAATTCTGTGCAGATGATGACCGACTCCATCCGCCGGGTAGCCGAAAATGCGCGGGAGGCCGAGGAAGTGGCTCGCACGGCGGCGGCTGTGGCGGTGAAAGGGGGTGACGCGGTAGAACATACCGTGGGGGGGATTCTGCAAATTCGGGAAACCGTGGCAGAAACCACCCGCAAGGTGAAACGTTTGGCCGAATCCTCCCAAGAAATTTCTAAAATTGTGGCGGTAATTTCCACCATTGCCTCCCGGACGAACTTATTGGCTTTAAATGCTTCCATTGAGGCCGCCCGGGCGGGGGAAGCGGGACGAGGTTTTGCCATTGTGGCGGACGAGGTGCGGCAGTTGGCGGATCGGTCAGCCAAGGCGTTAAAAGAGATTGAACAAATCGTATTGCAGATTCAAAGTGAGACAAACTTGGTTATGCAGGCGATGGAAGAAGGGACGCAACAGGTTATTGATGGGACGAAGCGGGCGGAACAGGCGAAACGTTCTCTAGAGGATATTATTCAAGTCTCTAACCGGATTGATGCGCTGGTGCGGTCTATTACGGCGGATACGGTGGAACAAACGGAAAGTACCTTAGCCGTGGCGCAGGTTATGCAGTCAGTGGAGTTAACGGCGCAAGAAACCTCCCAAGAGGCGCAAAAGGTGGCTTCTTCCCTGCAAAACTTGGTGAGTATTGCCCGAGATTTGCTGTCTTCGGTGGAACGGTTCCGGGTAGACTCGACGGAGGAATAA
- a CDS encoding response regulator transcription factor — protein MSKVLVVEDSLAQREMISDLLKGSGLTVAVASDGIEALEKIEQYSPDIVVLDIVMPNMNGYELCRRIKSDPNTQHVPVVMCSSKGEEFDRYWGMRQGADAYIAKPFQPMELIGTVKQLLRG, from the coding sequence ATGAGTAAAGTTTTGGTGGTAGAAGATAGTCTCGCCCAACGGGAAATGATCTCAGATTTACTCAAAGGCAGTGGTTTAACTGTTGCAGTTGCTAGTGATGGCATAGAAGCCCTTGAAAAAATCGAACAATACTCCCCCGATATCGTAGTGTTAGATATTGTCATGCCTAACATGAACGGCTATGAATTGTGTCGGCGCATCAAGTCCGACCCAAACACCCAGCACGTTCCCGTCGTCATGTGTTCCTCAAAAGGGGAAGAATTTGATCGGTATTGGGGAATGCGGCAAGGAGCCGACGCTTATATTGCCAAACCCTTTCAACCCATGGAATTAATTGGTACCGTTAAACAACTCCTACGCGGCTAA
- a CDS encoding PH domain-containing protein yields the protein MGIKETAFYEGGPHIGDLILNILLGFTVICLPLTVGAVVRALWLRYRITDRRISVMGGWQGRDRTDIIYAEVVKIVKVSRGIGLWGDIVVTLRDKSRLEMRALPRYREIYDYIAQKAADKTGLSLEAIKS from the coding sequence ATGGGCATTAAGGAAACAGCCTTTTATGAAGGGGGGCCTCATATTGGGGATTTAATCCTCAATATTCTGCTAGGGTTTACCGTGATTTGTCTCCCTCTAACCGTGGGTGCCGTGGTGCGCGCTCTGTGGTTGCGCTATCGGATTACCGACCGTCGGATCTCCGTGATGGGGGGGTGGCAAGGGCGCGATCGCACTGATATTATTTATGCGGAAGTCGTCAAAATTGTTAAAGTGTCCCGAGGGATTGGACTTTGGGGGGATATTGTCGTCACCCTGCGCGATAAAAGCCGTTTAGAAATGCGCGCCCTCCCCCGGTATAGAGAAATTTATGATTACATCGCCCAAAAAGCGGCCGACAAAACTGGACTCTCCCTAGAGGCCATCAAAAGCTAA
- a CDS encoding MlaE family lipid ABC transporter permease subunit: MAASSSSFGLQMWFKRLLAACLLAGQVFVHLLQLRLHRRNTLEQMGIVGPASLTIALVTAGFVGMVFTIQVAREFLFFGAGSAVGGVLALALARELAPVLTAVVLAGRVGSAFAAEIGTMKVTEQIDALYMLKTDPIDYLVIPRLVACCTMLPILTLLSLLIGLWGGLTVATLIYDIPRNIFLESIQNFLGPWDLVSAMIKALVFGGLVAVIGCSWGLTTTGGAKGVGQSTTTAVVTALLAIFVSNFFLSWLMFQGMGNAIVG, translated from the coding sequence ATGGCGGCTTCTTCCTCTAGTTTTGGGCTTCAGATGTGGTTTAAACGCTTGTTGGCGGCCTGTTTGTTGGCGGGACAGGTGTTTGTTCATTTGCTGCAATTGCGCTTACACCGTCGCAATACCTTGGAACAGATGGGGATTGTGGGGCCGGCTTCCTTGACCATTGCCTTGGTAACGGCGGGGTTTGTGGGTATGGTGTTCACTATTCAGGTGGCGCGGGAGTTCCTGTTTTTTGGGGCGGGGAGTGCAGTGGGGGGCGTGTTGGCTTTGGCCTTGGCGCGAGAATTAGCCCCGGTGTTAACGGCGGTGGTGTTGGCGGGTCGCGTGGGGTCGGCGTTTGCGGCGGAAATCGGCACCATGAAGGTGACGGAACAAATTGATGCGCTGTATATGTTGAAGACGGATCCGATTGATTATTTGGTGATCCCCCGTTTGGTGGCCTGTTGTACGATGTTACCGATTTTAACGTTGCTGTCGTTATTAATTGGACTCTGGGGGGGTTTAACGGTGGCGACCTTGATTTATGACATTCCGCGCAATATTTTTTTAGAGTCGATTCAGAATTTTCTCGGGCCTTGGGATTTGGTGAGTGCCATGATTAAGGCGTTGGTGTTTGGGGGTTTGGTGGCGGTGATTGGTTGTAGTTGGGGGTTAACGACGACGGGGGGGGCTAAGGGGGTGGGACAGTCTACGACGACGGCGGTAGTGACGGCCCTGTTGGCGATTTTTGTCAGTAATTTTTTCCTCTCTTGGTTGATGTTTCAAGGGATGGGCAATGCTATTGTGGGCTGA